One segment of bacterium DNA contains the following:
- a CDS encoding TonB-dependent receptor, which yields MSKRLVLTVCLGLLIGLTSFAATTHKINGKIVDEKGKGLPGANIVVAGIGKGASTNLAGEYNISDLPSGTFEFTVSMIGYETTSQDVTVVADQEITFSLLPKAYQSQPVIVTASRTRQKLQDSPVTTSVIEAEQIAERNFLSADEAMRFIGGVSMNKSQISIRNSSGFVHGAGTRVLVMIDGVPMSAGDTGEIKWDSMPIGQIEQLEVVKSAGSALYGSDAMGGVINIITRKPEEKSTYRITTEIGAWDKPAYEEWEWTQDTRLFHRLGIEHTRQIKDWGFLFSIEEKQDESFRQADYFYRGSFFGKATKRIGNSNNLSFMTNIAYEDRGCGLEWFSQKNALMVDPGKEDDRVWSSKINGNVIYSGNSNGGKQVWIVKGYTNYNNWVDYLYDGNGGYDHHRSESNKAGADVQYTFVPSDDHRFTTGGDFNLIIIDATIFGKHSGFGGALYLQDEINTFNPLVATIGLRGDVFRVNVADDYDGEVYAQLNPKIGVVYHISENFAARSNFGTGFRMPTMAELFTEMNAGGILKVRPNPTLKAEQAYSAEGGINWISHSQMIDVAIFNTWYKDMIEPIPFLGNQVKFMNIQDANIFGVETSMKCNIGEVFGLGNEHNTP from the coding sequence ATGAGTAAGAGACTTGTATTAACAGTCTGTCTTGGTTTATTGATCGGCTTAACCAGTTTTGCCGCTACAACCCATAAGATAAACGGGAAAATAGTGGACGAAAAGGGGAAGGGGCTGCCTGGTGCTAATATAGTGGTTGCCGGTATAGGAAAAGGTGCTTCAACAAATCTTGCTGGCGAATATAATATTAGTGATTTACCCTCGGGAACCTTCGAGTTTACAGTCTCAATGATTGGATATGAAACGACCAGTCAGGATGTCACTGTTGTTGCAGATCAGGAAATTACTTTCAGCCTTCTTCCAAAGGCTTATCAATCTCAGCCAGTTATTGTTACCGCTAGCAGAACGAGACAGAAGCTTCAGGATAGCCCTGTGACTACAAGTGTTATCGAAGCTGAGCAAATTGCCGAGCGGAATTTTCTTTCAGCCGATGAAGCAATGAGATTTATTGGAGGGGTTTCGATGAATAAATCCCAAATATCAATTCGTAATTCGTCGGGATTTGTACACGGGGCAGGCACGCGTGTCTTGGTGATGATAGATGGTGTTCCAATGTCTGCAGGTGATACAGGTGAGATTAAATGGGATTCCATGCCTATAGGCCAGATTGAACAACTGGAGGTTGTGAAATCTGCCGGTAGCGCGCTTTATGGCTCAGATGCAATGGGGGGCGTAATAAACATTATTACCCGTAAACCCGAAGAAAAATCGACTTATCGTATAACAACTGAGATTGGGGCTTGGGATAAACCAGCATATGAGGAGTGGGAATGGACGCAAGATACAAGGCTTTTTCATCGCCTTGGTATTGAACATACTCGTCAGATAAAAGACTGGGGTTTTCTTTTTTCTATCGAAGAGAAGCAAGATGAAAGTTTCCGTCAGGCGGACTATTTTTATCGAGGGTCGTTTTTCGGAAAGGCTACTAAGAGGATTGGGAATTCCAATAATTTGAGTTTTATGACGAATATTGCATATGAGGATCGAGGTTGCGGTCTTGAATGGTTTAGCCAAAAAAACGCTCTTATGGTGGATCCGGGAAAAGAAGACGATAGAGTGTGGTCCTCTAAAATAAATGGAAATGTGATATATTCGGGCAACTCGAACGGGGGAAAGCAGGTTTGGATTGTAAAAGGTTATACAAATTATAACAATTGGGTAGATTATCTTTACGATGGTAACGGCGGTTACGATCATCATCGAAGTGAGTCAAACAAAGCAGGGGCCGATGTGCAATATACTTTTGTCCCTTCCGATGATCATCGTTTCACAACAGGTGGAGATTTTAACTTGATAATTATCGATGCCACTATTTTTGGGAAACACAGCGGATTTGGCGGAGCATTATATCTTCAGGATGAGATCAACACCTTCAATCCTTTGGTTGCAACCATAGGTTTAAGAGGCGATGTATTCCGTGTAAACGTTGCTGACGATTATGATGGTGAGGTTTATGCTCAATTGAATCCAAAGATCGGGGTTGTTTATCATATTTCCGAGAATTTTGCTGCGAGGTCGAATTTTGGAACAGGTTTTAGAATGCCTACCATGGCCGAACTTTTTACGGAAATGAATGCCGGTGGTATTTTAAAAGTTCGGCCAAATCCTACCTTGAAAGCAGAGCAGGCATATAGTGCCGAGGGTGGAATCAATTGGATATCTCACAGTCAAATGATCGATGTCGCAATCTTCAATACTTGGTATAAGGATATGATAGAACCCATTCCTTTTTTGGGTAATCAGGTTAAGTTCATGAATATTCAGGATGCTAATATATTCGGTGTCGAAACTTCGATGAAATGCAACATAGGTGAGGTTTTCGGTCTAGGAAACGAGCATAATACTCC